From a single Solenopsis invicta isolate M01_SB chromosome 4, UNIL_Sinv_3.0, whole genome shotgun sequence genomic region:
- the LOC105195538 gene encoding ankyrin repeat domain-containing protein 29 isoform X2: MSMKKESPWDVELHLAAARGDAKRLRILLDSGRVHVDCKDKDGTTPLILAAAGGHIDAVTELLHQGADSNAKRLTGTTALFFAAQGGYMDIAGLLLEHGAIVDSCSIDGGTPLFVACQYGHLDVVEGLIERGASPNAHMKDGATALFIAAQNGHLRILEVLLEHGAKTDAARTDGATPLWIASQMGHDHIVRRLLRAGAKVDATRHDGATPLFKAAHKGHTAVIGELLKYRPSLGVLPNGESALHAAALTGHMTVARQLVGAGADPLLVNQEGITPLQLAVRHSQTQVANYLRDKVRVRTASC, from the exons ATGTCCATGAAG AAAGAGTCTCCTTGGGACGTGGAGCTGCATCTGGCAGCGGCACGTGGGGACGCCAAGCGTCTTCGTATTTTATTGGATTCCGGACGCGTCCACGTTGATTGTAAGGACAAG GACGGCACGACACCTTTGATATTAGCCGCCGCCGGTGGCCACATCGACGCCGTGACCGAACTGTTGCACCAGGGAGCGGATTCCAATGCTAAAAGGCTG ACCGGGACGACGGCTTTGTTCTTCGCCGCCCAGGGTGGATACATGGACATCGCGGGCCTGCTTTTGGAGCACGGCGCGATCGTGGATTCATGCAGCATA GACGGCGGCACGCCGCTCTTCGTCGCGTGCCAGTACGGTCATCTGGATGTCGTGGAGGGTTTAATAGAGAGAGGTGCCAGTCCGAACGCTCATATGAAG GATGGTGCTACGGCGTTGTTCATCGCTGCCCAGAACGGCCACCTCCGTATTCTGGAAGTCCTGCTGGAGCACGGGGCGAAGACAGACGCGGCGAGAACGGATGGTGCCACACCGTTGTGGATCGCGTCACAGATGGGTCACGATCATATTGTCAGGAGGTTGCTGAGAGCCGGTGCGAAGGTCGATGCCACGAGACAC GATGGTGCAACCCCACTTTTCAAAGCCGCCCACAAAGGTCACACTGCCGTCATCGGTGAACTACTCAAGTACCGTCCTTCACTCGGTGTGCTCCCG AACGGCGAAAGTGCATTGCATGCGGCTGCCTTGACGGGACACATGACGGTCGCGAGGCAGCTCGTAGGAGCGGGGGCTGATCCTTTGCTCGTAAATCAAGAGGGCATCACGCCGCTTCAACTGGCCGTCCGACACTCGCAGACGCAAGTCGCCAATTACCTGAGGGATAAAGTGAGAGTGCGAACCGCATCCTGTTAG
- the LOC105195538 gene encoding ankyrin repeat domain-containing protein 29 isoform X1 gives MLIETNCHEDLGSRMFEGCGREGAGQSDQRRAKESPWDVELHLAAARGDAKRLRILLDSGRVHVDCKDKDGTTPLILAAAGGHIDAVTELLHQGADSNAKRLTGTTALFFAAQGGYMDIAGLLLEHGAIVDSCSIDGGTPLFVACQYGHLDVVEGLIERGASPNAHMKDGATALFIAAQNGHLRILEVLLEHGAKTDAARTDGATPLWIASQMGHDHIVRRLLRAGAKVDATRHDGATPLFKAAHKGHTAVIGELLKYRPSLGVLPNGESALHAAALTGHMTVARQLVGAGADPLLVNQEGITPLQLAVRHSQTQVANYLRDKVRVRTASC, from the exons AAAGAGTCTCCTTGGGACGTGGAGCTGCATCTGGCAGCGGCACGTGGGGACGCCAAGCGTCTTCGTATTTTATTGGATTCCGGACGCGTCCACGTTGATTGTAAGGACAAG GACGGCACGACACCTTTGATATTAGCCGCCGCCGGTGGCCACATCGACGCCGTGACCGAACTGTTGCACCAGGGAGCGGATTCCAATGCTAAAAGGCTG ACCGGGACGACGGCTTTGTTCTTCGCCGCCCAGGGTGGATACATGGACATCGCGGGCCTGCTTTTGGAGCACGGCGCGATCGTGGATTCATGCAGCATA GACGGCGGCACGCCGCTCTTCGTCGCGTGCCAGTACGGTCATCTGGATGTCGTGGAGGGTTTAATAGAGAGAGGTGCCAGTCCGAACGCTCATATGAAG GATGGTGCTACGGCGTTGTTCATCGCTGCCCAGAACGGCCACCTCCGTATTCTGGAAGTCCTGCTGGAGCACGGGGCGAAGACAGACGCGGCGAGAACGGATGGTGCCACACCGTTGTGGATCGCGTCACAGATGGGTCACGATCATATTGTCAGGAGGTTGCTGAGAGCCGGTGCGAAGGTCGATGCCACGAGACAC GATGGTGCAACCCCACTTTTCAAAGCCGCCCACAAAGGTCACACTGCCGTCATCGGTGAACTACTCAAGTACCGTCCTTCACTCGGTGTGCTCCCG AACGGCGAAAGTGCATTGCATGCGGCTGCCTTGACGGGACACATGACGGTCGCGAGGCAGCTCGTAGGAGCGGGGGCTGATCCTTTGCTCGTAAATCAAGAGGGCATCACGCCGCTTCAACTGGCCGTCCGACACTCGCAGACGCAAGTCGCCAATTACCTGAGGGATAAAGTGAGAGTGCGAACCGCATCCTGTTAG